One Pirellulales bacterium genomic region harbors:
- a CDS encoding RNA polymerase sigma factor, which yields MSSSDIILSGKSNASADHADAVSQALAGCLRGERESQRQLYELFEQRCYRLILGFVPASDAADVLQCVFIRVFQKLSQFQGESSFDSWLYRLTVNECLQALRSQRRRRQSALDYEPMDTVPSHERIADQREILELGLARLDEQLRTIYVLREIQQLSYAEIALTLRINEGTVASRLSRARQELKQILIDLGWEP from the coding sequence ATGAGTTCCAGCGACATCATACTAAGCGGGAAGAGTAACGCATCAGCAGACCACGCCGATGCCGTCTCTCAGGCACTCGCGGGGTGCTTGCGCGGTGAGCGGGAATCTCAACGTCAACTGTACGAACTTTTCGAGCAGCGATGTTATCGTTTGATCTTGGGATTTGTTCCGGCGTCCGATGCCGCGGACGTGCTGCAATGCGTATTCATCCGGGTTTTTCAGAAACTGTCGCAGTTTCAAGGTGAAAGCAGCTTCGACAGTTGGCTTTATCGATTGACGGTGAATGAATGTCTGCAAGCCTTACGAAGTCAACGGCGACGCCGCCAAAGCGCCTTGGATTATGAGCCGATGGACACCGTGCCAAGCCACGAACGGATTGCCGACCAACGCGAAATCCTCGAACTCGGTTTGGCGAGGCTGGATGAGCAATTGCGCACGATCTACGTCCTCCGCGAAATTCAGCAGTTATCTTACGCCGAAATTGCCCTCACATTGCGAATCAACGAGGGGACCGTGGCGTCGCGACTGAGCCGCGCACGTCAGGAATTGAAGCAGATCCTTATCGACTTGGGATGGGAACCGTAG
- a CDS encoding zf-HC2 domain-containing protein, which produces MNCRETQPLLSAYYDHELSLSQTQSIEAHLATCSHCADELASYQKMSELAARHRNAVALDIWPRIEPQLVPTTVPAYQTTSRRKTDRHWLRPAWVAAAILILLGVFAVKYWPGDHAHNEMAANMQVFTADFAVNPDRAQQTLLAHYEGSETSLSEAATALKFQPAIAKGLPQGYAVKKSYLLKMPCCTCIETICERPDGSQFVIMEHAKEQALWFGDHPSVSTECQGMPTTLTDVKGTLAVTCQMADRHLTVIAAQGIEEASQLIGQLARSE; this is translated from the coding sequence ATGAATTGCCGCGAAACACAACCGCTGCTATCCGCATACTACGATCACGAACTGAGTCTTTCACAGACACAGTCCATCGAAGCGCATCTGGCCACCTGTTCCCACTGTGCCGATGAATTGGCAAGTTACCAAAAAATGTCCGAACTAGCCGCGCGGCATCGCAACGCGGTCGCCCTCGATATTTGGCCGCGGATCGAACCGCAACTTGTGCCGACGACTGTTCCGGCTTATCAAACGACCTCTCGACGGAAAACGGATCGTCATTGGCTGCGCCCCGCCTGGGTTGCGGCCGCAATCTTGATTTTGCTGGGCGTGTTCGCGGTCAAGTATTGGCCGGGTGATCACGCTCACAACGAAATGGCCGCTAACATGCAGGTCTTCACCGCTGACTTCGCAGTGAATCCGGATCGTGCACAACAAACTTTACTCGCTCATTATGAAGGTAGTGAGACTTCATTGTCCGAAGCTGCAACTGCGCTGAAATTTCAACCAGCGATTGCGAAGGGACTTCCGCAAGGTTATGCGGTCAAGAAAAGTTACTTATTGAAAATGCCTTGCTGCACTTGTATCGAAACAATCTGTGAACGTCCCGATGGTTCCCAATTTGTAATCATGGAACATGCCAAAGAACAGGCCTTATGGTTTGGCGACCATCCATCGGTTAGCACGGAATGCCAAGGGATGCCTACGACACTGACGGATGTGAAGGGAACTCTGGCCGTGACTTGCCAGATGGCTGACCGACATTTAACGGTCATCGCCGCCCAGGGAATTGAGGAGGCTTCGCAACTAATTGGGCAGTTAGCGAGATCGGAATAG
- a CDS encoding heavy metal translocating P-type ATPase, with protein MAQNNPVRQIRFYRVEGMDCAEEIAILKRELVPLLGSEDRLTFDLLNRKLGIDLTENPLLTEESIQVAIQRTGMRAIPWEAVNPTTSEQSIWASHQKTLLTAVSGLAVCFGWGFQFSANRAFAEKLADEASQSVDVPWFAKLCFAVAILTGSWSILPKAWYAIKTARPDMNLLMVIAIGGAIAIGEWLEGATVAFLFSFSLLLESWSVNRARKAIAALLELSPLTARVVRSNGKEELIPPQQVSPGAQFIVRPGEKIPLDGRVIDGESLVNQAPITGESVPVSKGPASDVFAGTINGDGVLRVECTKPAESTTLAQIIRLVSEAQSQRAPAEQWVEKFARIYTPVVLVVAILVGFGGPLLFQVAWSRAAYQALVFLVIACPCALVISTPVSIVAALAAAARQGVLIKGGAFVEAPAHLRAIAFDKTGTLTAGRPIVQKVVALNGHTEQELLTRANSLEQRSDHPLAQAIVAYAKERGIQSPPADNFQLIQGKGATALFEQREFWLGSHRYLEERGQETPEVHAQLEQLSTQGHSIVVIGNSQHVCGYIALADEIRPGVKQILSELKQLGIQALVMLTGDNLATARHVADQLGLSEVKAELLPQDKVTAIAELNKRYQQVAMVGDGVNDAPALARASVGIAMGAAGSDAAIETADVALLADNLALVPWLIRHSRRTIRVVRQNIVCSLSIKALFVVLSFAGMASLWSAIAADAGASLLVIMNGLRLLQNRVD; from the coding sequence ATGGCGCAAAATAACCCAGTTCGGCAAATACGCTTTTATCGTGTTGAAGGAATGGACTGCGCCGAGGAAATTGCCATTTTGAAGCGTGAACTCGTCCCGTTACTCGGTTCCGAAGATCGACTTACGTTTGATTTACTCAATCGTAAATTGGGCATTGACCTGACTGAAAATCCATTGCTAACTGAGGAGTCCATCCAGGTAGCAATTCAAAGAACTGGGATGCGAGCGATTCCGTGGGAAGCGGTCAACCCTACGACATCGGAGCAAAGTATCTGGGCGTCGCATCAAAAAACATTGCTGACCGCCGTGAGCGGACTGGCTGTTTGCTTCGGCTGGGGTTTTCAATTCTCGGCCAACCGAGCGTTTGCGGAGAAGCTCGCAGATGAAGCGTCGCAATCGGTCGATGTTCCCTGGTTCGCCAAGCTTTGCTTTGCCGTCGCGATCCTGACGGGCAGTTGGTCGATTCTTCCTAAAGCTTGGTACGCGATTAAAACGGCGCGTCCCGATATGAATTTGCTGATGGTGATCGCCATTGGCGGCGCTATCGCAATCGGCGAATGGCTGGAAGGGGCAACGGTGGCCTTTCTTTTTTCATTCTCATTACTATTGGAATCGTGGAGCGTCAACCGCGCCCGCAAGGCGATTGCCGCGCTGTTGGAACTTAGCCCGCTCACTGCACGAGTCGTTCGCTCAAATGGCAAGGAAGAACTGATACCTCCGCAGCAGGTATCGCCGGGGGCGCAGTTCATTGTGCGACCCGGTGAGAAAATCCCTTTAGATGGCCGCGTCATCGACGGCGAAAGCCTAGTCAATCAAGCTCCGATTACTGGCGAAAGTGTTCCGGTCTCAAAGGGTCCGGCTAGCGACGTTTTTGCCGGGACGATCAACGGCGATGGAGTATTACGAGTGGAATGCACTAAACCTGCGGAAAGTACGACTCTCGCCCAAATTATACGACTCGTAAGCGAAGCGCAGTCACAGCGTGCGCCTGCCGAACAATGGGTCGAAAAGTTCGCCAGGATTTATACACCGGTTGTTTTAGTGGTGGCTATCTTGGTTGGTTTTGGCGGGCCATTGCTGTTTCAAGTTGCGTGGAGTCGTGCCGCGTATCAAGCTTTGGTTTTTTTGGTGATTGCCTGCCCATGTGCTTTGGTGATTTCGACGCCGGTCAGCATTGTCGCGGCGTTAGCGGCGGCTGCACGGCAAGGCGTTTTAATCAAAGGTGGAGCGTTTGTCGAAGCGCCTGCGCACCTGCGCGCCATCGCTTTCGATAAGACAGGCACGTTGACCGCGGGCCGGCCAATCGTTCAGAAAGTGGTAGCTCTTAACGGACATACCGAACAAGAATTGCTTACCAGAGCCAACTCGCTTGAGCAGCGAAGCGACCATCCGTTGGCCCAGGCCATTGTGGCGTATGCCAAAGAACGCGGCATTCAGTCGCCCCCCGCTGACAATTTCCAATTGATCCAAGGTAAAGGAGCGACTGCGCTATTTGAACAGCGTGAATTCTGGCTCGGTTCCCATCGCTATTTGGAGGAACGCGGACAAGAGACGCCTGAGGTGCATGCCCAACTGGAACAATTGTCAACGCAAGGCCACTCCATCGTCGTAATCGGCAACAGCCAGCATGTCTGCGGTTACATTGCCCTTGCGGATGAAATTCGACCTGGCGTGAAACAGATCCTGAGCGAGCTAAAGCAATTGGGAATTCAAGCGTTGGTTATGTTGACCGGCGACAATCTGGCCACCGCGCGCCATGTTGCCGATCAACTTGGGCTGTCCGAAGTTAAAGCGGAATTGCTGCCGCAAGACAAAGTCACGGCAATCGCCGAGTTGAATAAGCGGTATCAACAAGTCGCGATGGTTGGCGATGGTGTCAACGACGCACCAGCTTTAGCCCGTGCTAGCGTGGGAATTGCGATGGGAGCGGCGGGGAGCGACGCCGCCATCGAAACGGCGGACGTGGCGTTGCTGGCGGACAATTTGGCGTTAGTGCCCTGGCTGATTCGCCATTCGCGGCGCACGATCAGGGTGGTTCGCCAGAATATCGTGTGTTCGCTGTCAATCAAAGCGTTGTTTGTGGTCCTCTCGTTTGCGGGCATGGCGTCGCTGTGGTCGGCTATTGCCGCCGACGCGGGCGCGTCACTCTTGGTGATTATGAATGGGCTGAGATTGCTCCAAAACCGCGTAGACTGA
- a CDS encoding efflux RND transporter permease subunit gives MLNHIIAFSLRNRLLVMVLGLVVVIYGGYQLTLMPVDVFPDLNRPTVTIMAEARGLAPEEVEVLVTRPIEYLLNGATGVRRVRSASGIGLSIVWVEFDWGTDIYQDRQIVAEKMQLARERLPQDVNPVMAPISSIMGEIMLLGLRSTAEFATPEAELAKAMELRTLGEFTIRNRLLAVEGISQVTVMGGILKQYQIITSPARLAAHNITLQQLTTAAEKANVVTGGGVLERGAKESLIRISGQSLGLEEIENTAVVWRENRAIMIKDVADVRFGGPVRRGDGGVWVREGEHLTGGTAVILAVQKQPNADTLKLDAKLQIVLDELQRELPSDIVIERRIFKQADFIEAAVANVLEAVRDGAIWVVVVLFLFMWNFRVSISSLTAMPISILLTVLIFKAFGITINTMTMGGIAVAIGDLVDDSIVDIENIYRRLKENRHSQQPQNPLKVIFLASSEVRNSIVYATFIVALVVLPLFALDGLEGRMFAPLGIAYIVSLMASLAVSLTITPVLGSFLLPQAKFLNDAADPWLLRSLKRIVERILIVTLRHAYVVLGVVAVLVCISLASLTWMGGEFLPPFNEGTLTISVQTEPGTSLTESNRVAKQVEQLILEVPEVTSVSRRTGRAELDEHAEGVNSSEIDVGLVPSEVPKAGILPAIMRLIPGVHLWAYDHPGRPREEVVANIREQVTRVPGIKVNVGQPISHRLDHIMSGIRAQIAVKVFGPDLRELRTVSQDILTKMSVIPGVVDLQSEPQIEIPQIRLRVKHEEAARYGLAPGDIADMLETAYRGRTVSQILDEDRFYDLVVWFDEAARSDPDEINKTILETPSGRRIALGQVAEVLDTTGPNTINRENVQRRIVVFCNVQGRDLAGVVRDIQQELIPIRDELTILQGNYRIELGGQFEAQQQANLRLAILGTCSVIGVFLLLCKALESWIAALQVLVNIPLAAMGSIIALLLTNWPTGEAMQNAAWWEWPRVWIEATSLSVAHWVGFVTLIGIVSRNGIMMISHYIHLMKYEGEQFTEQMVIRGSLERLAPVMMTAMTSFIGLLPLLFGAGQTGKEILYPLTVVVFGGMLASTILDQVVTPALFYKFGRGIVKQIHSQHDQQHSLDRWAEEMFPTETLSTSLPANRETPTTPQPA, from the coding sequence ATGCTCAATCACATTATCGCATTCTCATTGCGGAACCGCCTGCTCGTCATGGTGCTGGGCTTGGTCGTCGTAATTTACGGCGGGTATCAACTGACCCTTATGCCAGTCGATGTCTTTCCCGACTTGAATCGCCCCACTGTCACCATCATGGCCGAAGCGCGGGGGCTGGCCCCCGAGGAAGTAGAGGTGCTGGTTACGCGACCGATCGAATATCTGCTCAATGGCGCGACTGGCGTGCGTCGTGTAAGATCGGCTTCCGGTATTGGATTGTCGATTGTGTGGGTGGAGTTCGATTGGGGGACCGACATCTATCAAGACCGCCAGATCGTGGCCGAGAAGATGCAACTCGCCCGCGAGCGGTTGCCTCAGGACGTCAATCCCGTGATGGCACCGATCTCGTCCATTATGGGCGAGATTATGTTGCTGGGCCTCCGTTCAACTGCGGAATTTGCCACTCCGGAGGCGGAACTCGCCAAAGCGATGGAACTGCGCACGCTGGGGGAATTCACGATCCGCAATCGTTTGCTGGCGGTCGAAGGAATCTCGCAAGTCACCGTGATGGGAGGAATTCTCAAGCAGTATCAAATCATCACTTCGCCCGCCCGGCTAGCGGCGCACAATATCACGTTGCAACAACTCACGACGGCGGCGGAAAAGGCCAATGTCGTGACCGGCGGCGGTGTCCTGGAGCGCGGGGCAAAAGAATCGCTGATACGAATCAGCGGACAAAGCCTGGGTTTGGAGGAGATCGAGAATACGGCCGTGGTGTGGCGAGAAAACCGGGCCATAATGATCAAGGATGTGGCCGATGTACGTTTTGGCGGACCGGTCCGCCGCGGCGACGGGGGCGTTTGGGTTCGCGAAGGCGAACATCTGACCGGCGGTACGGCAGTAATTCTGGCTGTACAAAAGCAACCCAACGCCGACACGCTGAAACTTGACGCCAAGCTGCAAATCGTGCTTGACGAATTACAACGCGAGCTTCCGTCGGATATCGTCATTGAACGGCGGATATTCAAACAAGCCGACTTTATCGAAGCGGCCGTCGCGAATGTCTTAGAGGCCGTACGAGACGGCGCGATATGGGTCGTGGTAGTTTTGTTCCTGTTTATGTGGAACTTTCGGGTCAGCATTAGCTCGCTGACCGCGATGCCCATTTCGATCTTATTGACGGTGCTGATTTTCAAAGCCTTTGGTATCACGATCAACACCATGACGATGGGAGGGATCGCCGTCGCGATTGGCGATTTAGTCGATGACTCGATCGTGGATATCGAAAACATCTACCGCCGCCTCAAGGAAAATCGCCACTCCCAGCAACCGCAGAATCCGCTCAAGGTGATTTTTCTCGCGTCAAGCGAGGTACGCAACTCGATTGTCTATGCGACGTTCATCGTCGCACTGGTCGTGCTTCCCTTGTTCGCGCTCGATGGCCTGGAAGGTCGGATGTTTGCGCCACTGGGGATCGCTTATATCGTTTCCCTAATGGCTTCTTTAGCCGTGTCATTGACGATCACACCCGTTCTCGGTTCTTTTTTGTTGCCCCAAGCCAAGTTTCTGAATGATGCGGCCGATCCGTGGCTGTTACGCAGCCTGAAACGTATTGTCGAACGGATCTTGATAGTTACTTTGCGCCATGCCTATGTGGTACTGGGCGTGGTGGCTGTCCTCGTTTGCATTTCGCTCGCGAGCCTCACTTGGATGGGCGGAGAGTTTCTCCCGCCATTTAACGAGGGAACGCTCACGATCTCGGTACAAACCGAACCCGGAACCAGCTTGACGGAAAGCAATCGGGTCGCCAAACAAGTAGAACAACTCATTTTGGAAGTTCCCGAAGTTACTTCCGTCTCTCGCCGCACGGGCCGAGCTGAATTAGATGAACATGCCGAAGGGGTCAACTCCTCGGAAATCGATGTCGGTTTAGTTCCCAGCGAAGTTCCTAAAGCGGGAATCCTGCCGGCAATCATGCGTTTGATTCCCGGCGTGCATCTTTGGGCATACGACCATCCGGGCCGGCCGCGAGAGGAGGTTGTCGCCAACATTCGCGAGCAAGTCACCCGTGTGCCGGGCATCAAGGTCAACGTGGGACAACCAATTTCGCATCGCCTGGATCACATTATGTCAGGGATTCGCGCTCAGATCGCGGTCAAGGTTTTTGGCCCCGACCTTCGCGAACTGCGAACCGTGTCGCAAGACATTCTCACCAAAATGAGCGTCATCCCCGGCGTAGTCGATTTGCAATCCGAGCCGCAAATCGAAATCCCCCAAATTCGCCTGCGGGTCAAGCACGAAGAAGCGGCGAGATACGGCCTGGCACCCGGCGATATCGCCGACATGCTGGAGACCGCCTATCGCGGAAGGACCGTCTCGCAAATTCTCGATGAAGATCGCTTTTACGATTTGGTGGTGTGGTTCGACGAAGCGGCTCGCAGCGATCCCGACGAGATCAATAAAACAATACTTGAAACGCCTTCGGGGCGACGGATTGCATTGGGACAAGTGGCCGAAGTTCTCGACACGACCGGTCCGAACACGATCAATCGTGAGAATGTGCAGCGACGAATCGTCGTCTTTTGCAATGTCCAAGGCCGCGATTTGGCTGGTGTCGTCCGGGACATTCAACAGGAATTAATACCGATTCGAGATGAACTCACCATACTCCAAGGAAACTATCGGATCGAGTTGGGAGGACAATTTGAAGCCCAGCAGCAAGCGAATCTCCGCTTGGCAATATTGGGCACTTGTTCCGTGATTGGTGTCTTTCTCTTGCTTTGTAAGGCGTTGGAATCGTGGATTGCGGCTTTGCAAGTCTTGGTGAATATCCCGCTTGCGGCGATGGGTTCGATCATCGCATTATTATTGACCAATTGGCCCACCGGCGAAGCAATGCAAAACGCGGCCTGGTGGGAGTGGCCACGGGTTTGGATCGAAGCGACGAGCCTGAGCGTCGCTCATTGGGTCGGATTTGTCACTCTCATCGGAATCGTCAGTCGTAACGGCATCATGATGATTTCGCACTATATTCACCTGATGAAATATGAAGGAGAACAATTCACCGAACAGATGGTCATTCGGGGGAGCTTGGAACGCCTGGCCCCCGTGATGATGACCGCGATGACCAGTTTTATTGGCCTATTGCCGTTGTTGTTTGGGGCCGGCCAGACGGGTAAGGAGATTCTCTATCCACTGACGGTCGTGGTCTTCGGGGGGATGCTTGCCTCGACGATTCTGGATCAAGTGGTCACGCCCGCGCTGTTCTACAAATTCGGCCGCGGCATCGTCAAGCAAATCCATTCCCAACACGATCAGCAACATTCACTTGACCGGTGGGCCGAAGAAATGTTTCCCACCGAAACTCTATCTACGTCTTTACCGGCCAATCGTGAAACCCCGACTACTCCACAACCCGCCTAA
- a CDS encoding efflux RND transporter periplasmic adaptor subunit, with product MDVAKGLITMSADAQQALAVKSTPVEMRTQEQKALAYARLVLPWQQLAFVSPRIAGRLTKVFVQSGEHVEAGTILAEIGSPELETLQQELLAALNSQKLAAQNEERTKKLAREQIIPGRDWLEAQVKLRDAENAIQIARSKLRAVGFTDDQIEQMPSSETLLTLPIKSPLAGIVNHTDLSIGKTVAANEHLFEVSDLSRIWIRLEVLEHDVNRVEKGQTVELELRAYPREIHKAAVEVPCVALDPVTHLGTAWASLENSATGEPRFLPGMYGQAQITISSPEKLLTVPIAALQGVGAERYVLVETAATGKAMEYRKQGVSVVAETATHAQLKSSGLFPGDRVVTTGSHILSSYFILGVLKLSPDAIRNIGMRLEPALPQVVEQTVEFDGVLDLPPEQRALISAQVNGVLSKVLVTPGQQVNAGDVLAEVTSLGLQDLQLELLQGQLDAALWENALARIKDLRGTQGIAQKRLDEMENLRQAAVNQRDGAKRKLEALGISPKQLTQIMEQKELLTALPIRATISGILVSFDKVLGEAVQADAAIFELQNLSRFYVKGAVAERIGGAIRNGMSVRVRLAADPLTVYTGKIVRSNRTYGQDSRTLLVWIELNQLPTIGLRQNMLARISATVDSPPPTLAVPRGALVREGARSFVFVQGANGGLERRAVTTGRYDDQRIEIRSGIQPQERIVVHGTAELQTTYSLIR from the coding sequence GTGGATGTAGCAAAGGGGTTGATCACGATGAGCGCCGACGCCCAACAAGCGTTGGCCGTGAAATCGACGCCGGTGGAAATGCGCACGCAGGAGCAGAAAGCGTTGGCCTACGCGCGCCTCGTGTTGCCGTGGCAACAACTCGCTTTTGTCAGTCCCCGGATCGCGGGCCGGTTAACAAAGGTCTTTGTTCAATCCGGAGAGCATGTCGAGGCGGGAACGATCCTGGCCGAGATCGGTAGCCCTGAGTTGGAAACATTGCAACAAGAACTCCTGGCTGCGCTCAATTCCCAGAAACTTGCGGCACAAAATGAGGAACGGACCAAAAAACTGGCCCGTGAACAAATCATTCCAGGAAGGGATTGGCTGGAAGCGCAGGTCAAATTGCGCGACGCCGAGAACGCTATTCAGATCGCGAGAAGCAAATTGCGAGCCGTTGGTTTCACGGACGACCAGATCGAGCAGATGCCTTCCTCCGAAACATTGCTCACACTTCCCATCAAAAGTCCGCTAGCCGGAATAGTAAATCACACCGATCTTTCGATAGGTAAAACGGTGGCGGCGAATGAGCATTTGTTTGAAGTCAGTGATTTGTCAAGAATCTGGATTCGCCTGGAAGTTTTAGAGCATGACGTGAACCGGGTGGAGAAAGGGCAGACTGTCGAATTGGAACTGCGTGCCTATCCGCGCGAGATTCACAAAGCCGCGGTGGAGGTTCCCTGCGTCGCCCTCGATCCGGTCACGCATCTTGGGACGGCCTGGGCGAGCCTGGAAAATTCCGCAACGGGTGAACCGCGCTTTTTGCCGGGAATGTATGGGCAAGCGCAGATCACGATTTCATCACCGGAAAAACTCCTGACCGTCCCCATCGCAGCATTGCAAGGAGTCGGCGCAGAGCGTTATGTGTTGGTGGAAACGGCTGCCACCGGCAAAGCGATGGAATATCGCAAACAAGGCGTCTCGGTCGTCGCTGAGACGGCAACCCACGCCCAATTGAAATCTTCCGGACTTTTTCCAGGGGATCGGGTAGTTACAACCGGAAGTCACATTCTCTCGTCGTACTTTATTCTCGGCGTCCTGAAGTTAAGTCCCGACGCGATCCGCAATATCGGCATGCGCTTGGAACCCGCGCTTCCCCAAGTAGTGGAGCAAACTGTTGAATTTGACGGTGTGTTGGATTTGCCCCCTGAACAACGGGCCTTGATTTCGGCCCAAGTCAACGGAGTGTTGTCAAAGGTGCTGGTGACGCCGGGCCAACAAGTGAATGCCGGAGATGTATTGGCAGAAGTCACTAGCTTGGGACTGCAAGATCTGCAACTGGAACTGCTGCAAGGGCAACTTGACGCGGCACTTTGGGAAAATGCCTTGGCTCGGATCAAGGACCTTCGAGGCACTCAGGGAATTGCCCAAAAGCGATTGGACGAAATGGAAAATCTCCGTCAAGCGGCCGTGAATCAACGCGATGGAGCCAAACGGAAGTTGGAAGCGTTAGGAATTTCTCCCAAGCAACTAACGCAGATTATGGAGCAAAAGGAGTTACTGACCGCTTTGCCAATCCGAGCAACCATAAGCGGAATCTTGGTGAGTTTTGACAAAGTCCTTGGGGAAGCCGTCCAAGCCGATGCCGCGATTTTTGAACTGCAAAACCTGTCGCGATTTTATGTGAAAGGAGCAGTCGCGGAACGGATCGGGGGGGCGATTCGAAACGGGATGTCCGTGCGGGTTCGCTTGGCCGCCGATCCACTGACCGTCTATACCGGCAAAATCGTGCGAAGCAATCGCACTTATGGCCAAGATTCGCGCACTCTTCTGGTTTGGATTGAACTTAATCAATTGCCCACAATAGGATTGCGGCAAAACATGCTGGCCCGGATTTCCGCCACAGTCGATTCTCCCCCGCCGACATTAGCCGTGCCTCGTGGCGCGCTTGTCCGGGAAGGCGCGCGGTCGTTTGTATTCGTGCAAGGGGCCAACGGCGGGTTGGAACGCCGCGCCGTAACAACAGGCCGTTACGACGATCAGCGAATTGAAATCCGCTCGGGGATTCAACCGCAAGAGCGGATTGTCGTGCATGGAACGGCCGAATTGCAAACTACCTACTCATTGATTCGCTAA
- a CDS encoding heavy metal-associated domain-containing protein, whose amino-acid sequence MWKKLFLNATAVALMIFLARGAFAAEVATSTATVITVDGMHCVSCAKKVAEKLEKIDHVAKAAVDVKTGEATVTPKEKETPSAKLLWEAVERAGYKPTKLVGPSGTFTEKPKS is encoded by the coding sequence ATGTGGAAGAAATTGTTTTTGAATGCGACGGCTGTGGCGCTGATGATCTTTTTGGCGCGTGGCGCGTTTGCTGCCGAGGTTGCCACATCCACAGCCACGGTCATTACCGTGGATGGAATGCACTGCGTGAGTTGTGCAAAAAAGGTTGCCGAGAAATTGGAAAAGATCGATCACGTCGCCAAAGCGGCCGTCGATGTCAAAACGGGTGAAGCGACCGTCACGCCAAAAGAAAAAGAGACTCCCTCGGCCAAACTGTTATGGGAAGCGGTCGAACGCGCCGGTTACAAGCCCACTAAATTGGTGGGCCCGAGCGGCACGTTTACAGAGAAACCAAAGTCATAG